The window CGGTGTGGGCTTCGACCCCCTTGACGGAGTCGATGATgcagacggcgccgtcgaggatggggAGGCATCGGTCGACCTCGAAGCGAAAGTCTTGATGCCCCGGCGTGTCGATCAAGTTGACCGTCTTCGGTCCCTCCCCAGGTCGGCAGTTTTGCGGCAGCGGCCAATGGAAGGTGATGGCGGCCGATTGGATGGTGATGCCGCGCTCCCTCTCGAGTTCGAGGAAGTCGGTGACGGTGTTTCCCGAGTCGACATCTACGCCGGGCGGGTCAGCAGAGCGCGTCGTCTTTCTGCCCTTTCGACGTCTCCTGCTCGTTCGCACCCACCTCCGACTCTCTGGGTGACGCCGCTGTAGTACAGCATCCgctcggtcgtcgtcgttttccCCTGCAATCGTAAGCGGGGGCCTTGATGCGTGGACGGTAGGGGGAGCGCACGGCATCAACGTGGGCAATGATGCCGATGTTGCGGATGCTCTCCAGCTggccgtcctggccggccGCCGGTTCGCCGTGCAGACATCTTCGGCCGCGAGAGGCTTGCGACGCCAGACGAGATTtggagacggccgagaggcACCTCGCCGCAGGGGATGCCGTGCGGAAGAGCGAAAGAATCATGATGCCTCGGACGGCTCGAGCTCACGGTGTGCTCCTCGGGGTTGTTCTGCGTGGACGGGAACGCCGCATGTCGCCAGCAACAAGCACGAGTCTCCTGGGTTTGGATTACCAGCCAGAGAGGGGCATGAAACGAGCTGCAATGCGCAAGAAAgcttccgccgtcgccgtacatgcaagcaagcactcATATGTTGCCGAGTTACGATGTGGCAGAATGGACAGGAGATGAAATTAATCAAGCTCATGATGAATCATCAATGCTGCTTTTGGCAGGCGGTGTGGGTATAAACtcttgctgccgctgctccgCCAGAGGCCGGATAATTATACGGCGCCTTGTGAACAATGGGGGTTGTCCTGTGATTAGAGAAAAACGTACAAGCATTGCCAGCGCAAGACTTTCCGAAGTGGAGTGGTCCAATAATTACCGTCGCATTGAGCCATAAATACTTGGAATGaggtaattactgtacaacaacttaagtaggtgcagtaattacagtacagtacgactacagtacagtactgtactccgtactccgtacatggtactccgtacactctccgtactgtacatacaggTGCATACTAGGcactattactccgtatacaaCACTCGTATTAATAGGTAGCCAACAGGGACCTCGTCCTTGAGAGTACacgtaagtgcatgtacacctacttgtactccgtgcagggtatgaacatgtacagtacttgtatctgTTGTttctactgtacttacttgtgcagtaggcgtacagtactccgtacaagggCGTTTAAGTGTACTCAGTATActgtagtaagtactccgtaggtaagtgcagtacccgtaatcgagtacatgtacaccacgcaagtaagtacttacaggtaagtaagtacatgtaagtaaagTACATGAATATAACAATACATCAACATCATATCATAACAACTGCGACTCAATGGTGGCATAAAAGCCTGGCACAATTCGCACCTACATTttctgcactccgtattgtGCTCCATTCACCCATGAATACAGCGCCCAGCACGTTTGTAGCCTTGCAACCAATTTTCCGGCATAGATGCAGTGCTTGGGTCCAATTGACCGAAATTTTGAAGCACATGCTGTGTTTCAAACGAATAATACCCGCGCAATaaatacatgcatgtacgtaaTTACTTCAAAAAAGATCCCCATGCCATGTCCACTACTACTTAGATGTACTGTAtctgcacgtacttgcagcagtTGTACACCTCCAATTGCTTACAACTAAAattattacatgtaattaagTAGTTACTTACCTGCTTGAATAAccacaagtactattccgtactccgtactttagGTGTACTCCCTCCGTGCgataactactaggtagtagtaatattaATACCCACGACAAGACCACTTCGGCATGCCGGCTTCGACCTTCTTGCACGTTCAacgtacaactaatacttgTAATATACCTTGGACGGAGTAGTCCTTGTATTAGTTGGACATGtccagtgcatgtactgtgctaACCTTCCACCTACTGGCAGTGGTTGTATTACACCTTCTCTGAAGCGTACAGATGAGCGCATATTATATGTAAGGATGTAAAAGTCGTTGCGTACAACTACCGACTTGCATGTCCACCTGCACCTACGGACAGAACAGTATGTACCTGGATGCAATCAAGTATGAGTGCATACTTAAGCCGAGGCTGCTTTCCCAAATTCCTACGGCCCAGTCCTACGGCCCAGCAAGGTCCTGCTCAATTTTGTCTTGCTCGCCTCCTTCATCATGTTCTCGTGTGTACCGTCACTTTTCCTCGCACTGGCTTGTGCGgcaacggccacggccacgactATTTCAAGCCAACCAACAGACCTCACCTGCGTCACGGAAGGCCTTTCGAACGAACTTGTCGCCTTCCACGAGGAGTCCTCTAGGTACGAGGCCATTGCTCGCCGCAGAACCCGTCCTCCGAGGATCAAGGTGGGTGTGTGGGTGCAcgtcgtcgcgtcgtcgcctgaTAGCTACGCCAACATGAATGTAGGTCGGGTCCCGCAACTGGCGAGGACAGCATTCAACTAGCCTCCCCATAGCTACCTAGGATCGATAAGCAGTTGGCCGTCCTTTCCAAGGATTTCGCTCCCACTGGTTTCTCCTTTCACCTAAAGCATGCGGATTGGACATTCAACGCCGCCTGGGCAAAGGGACGCGACAGACGAGATATGCAGCGAGCCCTCTACCAGGGAGACCACGATAGCCTAAACGTATATTTCGTGGAGCAGACGGATGCCAGCAACGAGCGTGTTCGTGGCCACTGCCCCCTACCCGGTCATCTCAACGGAAACCGCGATGGCGCCATCGTCACGGCGAGCACGACTCCAAGGGCGGATTTTATCCCCAAAACCATTCCTGGCCCGCGCAGGGCCTTGGTCGACCAGGCTCTCGGTCATACCCTCACCCATGAGGTTGGACACTGGCTGGGCCTGCTGCATACGTTTGAAGGCAACAACTGCACGGGAAAGGGCGATCAGATTGACGACACTCCCGCTCATCTCCATCCCAATGTTGGGTGCAAGGCAGTCCAGGACTCTTGTCCAGGCCAGGCCGGAATGGACCCTACGCATAATTTCATGAATATTTTATGGGAGTCTGTCACCCTCGTATGAACGAAGAGCAGAAAAGGGAAGTGACTAACGGAGACAATAGTGAATGCTACTCGAAATTTACGCCCGGTCAGATTGTTCGCATGCACAATGCGTGGAAAGAATTCCGCGATCCAGCTTCGAGAACATGGCAGCGTAAACTGTTGACCGGCTATCGGAATCTTCTGGATCGGAGATGACGAGGGACCTCGGGTTGACTGTTGTTGAAGTTTCATTTGCGACTTAGGTTCTAGCATGGCTGTGAAAAAGTAATCACGAGCAGCCTGCCAGGGAATCGTCATGTCATTGTTGTTGTCGTTTGAAGATGAACAAACACATGCGTTGATTGATGACGGAACCACCAGCTACTAGCATATATCTGGTGGGAAAGGCCGTCTTTATGTTGATATAATTAATCATATTTGGTCTTCTCCAGTCGATTCCGTTCATTGCTTCCATCTGCTGTTTCCGCCATCGTCAGTGCTAGGTTTACTGCAGGGTAGCACTGGTCGTTGTGCTTCCAGCGCCGCCACGAGGTTCGAACCAATGGCCATCAGGCACGGAGCACTAACCTCCAGGCACTGAGCACTAGCCACCAGGCACTAGATTTAGCACATGCAGCACCTGCAGGTACAAGGTTTTGGCGAACCTTGCCctggctgccgccgccctACAGCGACGTCCGTCCCGCCTGGCGCCAGCTGGGGAGCTGGGCTCGAGCAACGACCCTGCTATCGCAACACGACACGCAACACGCTTCGCCAGCTTCCCAACCTCCCATCAATCTGGAAACGGCGGCATCAACCAGCATCAATCCGCGTCCATCCGAATCAATCTGCACCACCCGCATCGCCGCACCATCGAAACCCCTATCCTTCCATTCTTCGTCCGACCTTGCTCCCGCCCCTCGGCGAAGCGTACCATTTGCCGACCATGGAGTTCTCCGACATCTTGTACGTGCCGCAGGTGCCCCGTGAGACCCGCGCGTCCAAGCTTCGCAAGCTGACCTGCCATGTGCCTTGCCTCTACAGCCGCATCGTtaacctcgccgtcggcgccatcacCGTCCTCGGTGGTATCGTCTCCATCTTTGGCCTGGAGCTGTACGTATGCTCCGCAAGGTCCatgccgcctcctcgtcgcgtcGCCTCGAGCTTGACATGGCCTTGTTCCCTCTCGCGAGGAGCTTCGTTGACACCCGCGACAGCCAGAAAATTGTCGTCGGTTCCTACATGGTCGTCTTCGGTCTCGCCATCGCCTTGCTCGGTTAGCAACATCCCCCCCCTACGCCGGTTCGTGACCGAAGGCGCGCCGGGCTAATGCATCGCAGAGTTCCAAATCCCCCCCCAACTGCCCCGATATGCGTCCTTCCTTTTCTCGTTCCTCGGGCGAGGCGCCTGTACGTATTC of the Drechmeria coniospora strain ARSEF 6962 chromosome 01, whole genome shotgun sequence genome contains:
- a CDS encoding Golgi apparatus membrane protein TVP15, which gives rise to MEFSDILYVPQVPRETRASKLRKLTCHVPCLYSRIVNLAVGAITVLGGIVSIFGLELQKIVVGSYMVVFGLAIALLEFQIPPQLPRYASFLFSFLGRGAFYIFIGCLILGKSILQNIAGGIVGIVGIGYVALEFVASIEPPSNMREADVAGWGAEQV